A region of Micromonospora sp. WMMD882 DNA encodes the following proteins:
- a CDS encoding protein DA1: MSLHGETTCVGHPVRVRCVFCGRPDADPRPAGWQPFDQTLLRCPTCLVDAVETPGHLRRWLPVARARLAETGVTLPTRVRVRLVGPAVARSRLPTPHDGLLLGLTELVTDGHGRTRATGIAVVAGLPPVIFGRTVAHEIGHAWLAQHGYAPVAPPVAEGICELFAYAWLRRWPAPVAERLRDQMRANPDPVYGDGFRAVHAAVTRHGLPAVLDAVARTGRLPPPGTGATASRPSDPGVGTTPTGPDPTASPGERR, from the coding sequence GTGTCGCTGCACGGCGAGACGACCTGCGTCGGGCATCCCGTCCGGGTCCGGTGCGTGTTCTGCGGGCGGCCCGACGCCGACCCGCGTCCGGCCGGCTGGCAGCCGTTCGACCAGACGCTGCTGCGCTGCCCGACCTGCCTGGTGGACGCCGTCGAGACCCCCGGGCACCTGCGCCGGTGGCTGCCCGTGGCACGCGCGCGGCTCGCCGAGACCGGCGTGACGCTGCCGACCCGGGTACGGGTGCGCCTGGTCGGCCCGGCGGTGGCCCGGTCGCGGCTGCCGACGCCGCACGACGGCCTGCTGCTCGGGCTGACCGAGCTGGTGACCGACGGACACGGCCGGACCCGGGCCACCGGCATCGCCGTGGTGGCCGGGCTCCCGCCGGTGATCTTCGGGCGGACCGTCGCGCACGAGATCGGGCACGCCTGGCTCGCCCAGCACGGGTACGCGCCCGTCGCCCCGCCGGTGGCGGAGGGGATCTGCGAGCTGTTCGCGTACGCCTGGCTGCGGCGGTGGCCCGCCCCGGTGGCCGAGCGGCTGCGGGACCAGATGCGCGCCAACCCCGACCCGGTCTACGGGGACGGCTTCCGCGCCGTGCACGCCGCCGTGACCCGCCACGGGCTGCCCGCCGTGCTCGACGCGGTGGCCCGTACCGGTCGGCTCCCACCCCCGGGGACCGGCGCGACCGCCAGCCGTCCGTCAGATCCGGGCGTGGGCACGACACCGACCGGACCGGATCCGACCGCCTCGCCGGGGGAGCGACGATGA
- a CDS encoding protein phosphatase 2C domain-containing protein encodes MTTPLLPVYLLVDLADTGVPAGKEELLNHDVDALVDWLGSDPTLVEQVRVCVLGFTSEVIYDLPMTAPADIGRLPPMPVGGPRSYAAVLAEVRRRVGTELAELEMDLPIAGPLVVLLTDGPPAPDDQWEPALRELVDNPRQLTLMPVWWADSRVPGLPAYPVGVGHRRAVPGAGGLLRVVESLIRSHLSQPDARVEHVHDGHERDAHARAEHVHDGHERDGRARDGYGATTRAGRTPPGPRPAGVRGAAPVPPPRPAAEPEWVGDFQPYAVGHPGQAAVVRPAPDPGEWDRRDTVLDGVCLRDATGEPALELRAASVRGLSHRFYGTVRQDDYAFRCTADQRYLVAVVSDGVSNSRLSHKAANLVARVGAAEVARMLDQRPPEDLDWPELLRQLSDRVVLLAEKLVEPPPDGGRPGYGDVARHLAATALFAVVGLRRVDGATPVCLFAVGDSSAWVLRQGVRWEPQQPVKNADSVIATASTDAVPVKRSDFDPPVTTLLHAGDVLVLMTDGVGDPLGDGVGTVGRFLAGMWARPPAPLAFAAQVDFARRSQDDDRTALAVWPE; translated from the coding sequence ATGACCACCCCACTGCTGCCGGTGTACCTCCTCGTCGATCTGGCCGACACCGGCGTCCCGGCCGGCAAGGAGGAGCTGCTGAACCACGACGTCGACGCGTTGGTCGACTGGCTCGGGTCGGATCCGACGCTGGTCGAGCAGGTCCGGGTCTGCGTGCTCGGCTTCACCAGCGAGGTGATCTACGACCTGCCGATGACCGCCCCCGCCGACATCGGCCGGCTGCCCCCGATGCCGGTCGGCGGCCCCCGGTCGTACGCGGCCGTGCTGGCCGAGGTGCGTCGCCGGGTCGGCACGGAGCTGGCCGAGCTGGAGATGGACCTGCCGATCGCGGGACCGCTGGTGGTGCTGCTCACCGACGGCCCGCCCGCGCCGGACGACCAGTGGGAACCGGCGCTGCGGGAGCTGGTCGACAACCCTCGACAGCTCACCCTGATGCCGGTCTGGTGGGCGGACAGCCGGGTGCCCGGGCTGCCGGCGTATCCCGTCGGCGTCGGGCACCGCCGTGCCGTTCCCGGCGCCGGCGGCCTGCTCCGGGTCGTCGAGTCGCTGATCCGGAGCCACCTGAGCCAGCCGGACGCCCGCGTCGAGCACGTCCACGACGGGCACGAGCGGGATGCACACGCCCGTGCCGAGCACGTCCACGACGGGCACGAGCGGGATGGACGCGCCCGCGACGGGTACGGCGCGACGACGCGGGCCGGGCGCACACCGCCCGGCCCGCGTCCGGCCGGTGTGCGGGGCGCCGCGCCCGTGCCGCCGCCGCGGCCCGCGGCGGAGCCGGAATGGGTCGGCGACTTCCAGCCGTACGCGGTGGGGCATCCCGGCCAGGCGGCCGTGGTCCGGCCGGCGCCCGACCCCGGCGAGTGGGACCGGCGGGACACCGTCCTCGACGGCGTCTGCCTGCGTGACGCGACCGGCGAGCCGGCCCTGGAGCTGCGCGCCGCCAGCGTGCGGGGGCTGTCCCACCGCTTCTACGGCACCGTCCGGCAGGACGACTACGCGTTCCGGTGCACCGCCGACCAGCGGTACCTGGTCGCCGTCGTCTCGGACGGGGTGTCCAACAGCAGGCTGTCGCACAAGGCGGCCAACCTGGTGGCCCGGGTCGGCGCCGCCGAGGTGGCGAGGATGCTCGACCAGCGACCGCCGGAGGACCTGGACTGGCCGGAGCTGCTGCGTCAGCTCTCCGACCGGGTCGTGCTGCTCGCCGAGAAGCTCGTCGAGCCGCCGCCCGACGGAGGCCGGCCCGGGTACGGCGACGTGGCCCGGCATCTCGCCGCCACCGCCCTGTTCGCCGTGGTCGGGCTGCGCCGCGTGGACGGGGCGACCCCGGTGTGTCTCTTCGCGGTCGGCGACTCGTCGGCCTGGGTGCTGCGCCAGGGTGTCCGCTGGGAGCCGCAGCAGCCGGTCAAGAACGCCGACAGCGTGATCGCCACCGCCAGCACGGACGCGGTTCCGGTGAAACGGTCCGACTTCGACCCGCCGGTGACGACCCTGCTGCACGCCGGGGACGTGCTGGTCCTGATGACCGACGGGGTCGGGGACCCGCTGGGCGACGGGGTCGGCACGGTCGGCCGGTTCCTGGCCGGGATGTGGGCCCGCCCGCCGGCGCCGTTGGCGTTCGCCGCGCAGGTCGACTTCGCCCGGCGGTCGCAGGACGACGACCGCACCGCCCTCGCGGTCTGGCCGGAGTGA
- a CDS encoding DUF4407 domain-containing protein — MRVGHLPAWLGGGQRDVLAVAPGDATRYGAMGAVLIGTASVAALSAAFALHTAVRLPMPAALAVGVLWGLLVLSLDRMLVVTMARQAGFWRNLAAALPRLALALVIGAVVSAPLVLRIFEPEIDSELQVMHAEHVIDNQRTLDAQYADIPVTQQKVAELQAVVNGRGQPNVSDDPDVRAARATLAAAQRAYDDAARRAQCELDGSCGSGSAGRGPAWRAAKALADRASARLTTVRQETSRIEQATAERIDGDAATARAAAGRELATLLPGLTARVQERDAAQRRLTDVEQRNSGLLARLEALDRLTAGRPTLAVAHWALIALFASVELLPVVAKLLSAGGPPSLYEQLVTRREHDVLDDEQLRSDRRRQIVAVRADVRTRLEQHRADLQVSVGREANARLAATQQEVADRAVAVWGEVAKRRTDEELARWYARHLGTRPDVPPTPPEDRNGGQP; from the coding sequence ATGAGAGTGGGGCACCTGCCGGCCTGGCTGGGCGGTGGGCAACGGGACGTCCTCGCCGTGGCGCCCGGCGACGCCACCAGGTACGGCGCGATGGGCGCCGTCCTGATCGGCACCGCCTCGGTGGCCGCGCTGTCCGCCGCCTTCGCGCTGCACACGGCGGTGCGGCTGCCGATGCCGGCGGCGTTGGCGGTGGGCGTGCTGTGGGGGCTGCTCGTGCTCAGCCTGGACCGGATGCTGGTGGTGACCATGGCCCGGCAGGCCGGCTTCTGGCGTAACCTCGCCGCCGCCCTGCCCCGGCTGGCGCTGGCCCTGGTCATCGGCGCGGTCGTCTCGGCGCCCCTGGTGCTGCGGATCTTCGAACCGGAGATCGACAGCGAGCTCCAGGTAATGCACGCCGAGCACGTGATCGACAACCAGAGGACGCTCGACGCGCAGTACGCGGACATCCCGGTGACGCAGCAGAAGGTCGCCGAGCTCCAGGCCGTCGTCAACGGCCGCGGCCAGCCCAACGTCAGCGACGACCCGGACGTGCGGGCGGCGCGGGCCACGCTCGCGGCGGCCCAGCGGGCGTACGACGACGCCGCCCGCCGGGCCCAGTGTGAGCTGGACGGCAGTTGCGGCAGCGGCAGCGCCGGCCGGGGACCGGCCTGGCGGGCGGCGAAGGCCCTGGCCGACCGGGCGTCGGCCCGGCTGACCACGGTCCGGCAGGAGACGAGCCGGATCGAACAGGCCACCGCCGAGCGGATCGACGGGGACGCCGCGACCGCCCGGGCGGCGGCCGGGCGGGAGCTGGCGACGCTGCTGCCGGGACTGACCGCCCGGGTCCAGGAGCGGGACGCCGCCCAGCGGCGGCTCACCGACGTCGAGCAGCGCAACAGCGGTCTGCTGGCCAGACTGGAGGCGCTGGACCGGCTCACTGCCGGCCGGCCGACCCTGGCCGTGGCGCACTGGGCGCTGATCGCCCTGTTCGCCAGCGTCGAACTCCTGCCGGTGGTGGCCAAGCTGCTGTCGGCGGGCGGCCCGCCCAGCCTCTACGAGCAGTTGGTGACCCGACGCGAGCACGACGTGCTCGACGACGAGCAGCTCCGCTCGGACCGGCGACGGCAGATCGTCGCCGTCCGCGCCGACGTCCGGACGCGGCTGGAGCAGCACCGCGCCGACCTTCAGGTCTCGGTCGGCCGGGAGGCCAACGCGCGGCTCGCCGCCACGCAGCAGGAGGTCGCCGACCGGGCCGTCGCGGTGTGGGGGGAGGTGGCGAAGCGGCGTACCGACGAGGAGCTGGCGCGCTGGTACGCCCGGCACCTCGGGACCCGACCGGACGTGCCGCCGACCCCGCCCGAGGACCGTAACGGCGGGCAGCCGTAG
- a CDS encoding endo-1,4-beta-xylanase, with protein sequence MRNLFARDSGRPLTRTRSRALMSAAVGVALVATTVMVASSASAGTTLATAAGESGRYFGTAVAANKLSDSTYVGILNREFNSVTAENEMKMDATEPQQGRFSFTNADRIVNHARAQGMMVRGHALAWHSQQPGWMQSMEGSALRQAMINHINGVAGYYKGKIHSWDVVNEAYADGSSGARRDSNLQRTGNDWIEVAFRTARAADPGAKLCYNDYNIDDWTHAKTQGVYRMVQDFKQRGVPIDCVGFQSHFNANSPVPANYQTTLSSFAALGVDVQITELDIEGSGQAQADNYSRVVRACLAVSRCTGITVWGIRDTDSWRSYGTPLLFDGNGNKKAAYTSTLNALNAGGTTPPPTTPPVTTPPPTTPPVTPPPTTPPVTPPPPGCSATVSLNSWTGGFVATVKVTAGSSALRGWVVGITLPSGTTVTNTWSAQASGASGTVNFRNVDYNGSVGAGATTEFGFQGNGTGPTGTPVCAAS encoded by the coding sequence ATGAGAAATCTGTTCGCCCGCGACAGCGGGCGTCCGCTTACCCGCACCCGGTCACGCGCGCTGATGTCGGCCGCCGTGGGTGTCGCGCTCGTCGCCACGACTGTGATGGTCGCCTCCAGCGCCAGCGCCGGCACGACCCTGGCCACCGCGGCCGGCGAGTCCGGCCGCTACTTCGGCACCGCGGTGGCGGCGAACAAACTCTCGGACTCGACCTACGTGGGAATCCTGAACCGGGAGTTCAACTCGGTCACCGCGGAGAACGAGATGAAGATGGACGCGACCGAGCCGCAGCAGGGTCGCTTCAGCTTCACCAACGCCGACCGGATCGTCAACCACGCCCGAGCGCAGGGGATGATGGTGCGGGGGCACGCCCTGGCCTGGCACTCCCAGCAGCCGGGCTGGATGCAGAGCATGGAGGGCTCCGCGCTGCGGCAGGCGATGATCAACCACATCAACGGGGTCGCCGGCTACTACAAGGGCAAGATCCACTCCTGGGACGTGGTGAACGAGGCGTACGCCGACGGCAGCAGTGGCGCCCGGCGGGACTCCAACCTCCAGCGCACCGGCAACGACTGGATCGAGGTGGCGTTCCGCACCGCGCGGGCCGCCGACCCGGGCGCGAAGCTCTGCTACAACGACTACAACATCGACGACTGGACGCACGCCAAGACCCAGGGCGTCTACCGGATGGTCCAGGACTTCAAGCAGCGCGGCGTGCCGATCGACTGCGTCGGCTTCCAGTCGCACTTCAACGCCAACTCGCCGGTGCCCGCCAACTACCAGACCACGCTGTCCAGCTTCGCCGCGCTCGGCGTCGACGTCCAGATCACCGAGCTGGACATCGAGGGCTCCGGCCAGGCCCAGGCCGACAACTACAGCCGGGTGGTGCGGGCCTGCCTGGCGGTGTCCCGCTGCACCGGCATCACCGTCTGGGGCATCCGGGACACCGACTCCTGGCGCTCCTACGGCACGCCGTTGCTCTTCGACGGCAACGGCAACAAGAAGGCGGCGTACACCTCGACGCTGAACGCCCTCAACGCCGGCGGCACCACCCCGCCGCCCACCACGCCTCCGGTCACCACCCCGCCGCCCACCACGCCGCCGGTGACGCCGCCGCCCACCACCCCGCCGGTCACGCCGCCGCCGCCCGGCTGCTCGGCCACGGTGTCGCTGAACTCGTGGACCGGTGGTTTCGTGGCCACGGTGAAGGTCACCGCCGGCTCCTCGGCCCTCAGAGGCTGGGTGGTGGGCATCACCCTGCCCTCCGGCACCACGGTCACCAACACCTGGAGCGCGCAGGCCAGCGGCGCCAGCGGAACGGTGAACTTCCGTAACGTCGACTACAACGGCAGCGTCGGCGCCGGGGCGACCACCGAGTTCGGTTTCCAGGGCAACGGGACCGGCCCGACCGGCACCCCCGTCTGCGCCGCCTCCTGA
- a CDS encoding maleylpyruvate isomerase N-terminal domain-containing protein, whose translation MRDQAGQERWRQVRAAARRSAAAFVELVQAPGAARVLVTAEWTVADTAAHLLSIATHYVSVLDADAEPLPVPDLGGLLAATTVDTLSEANRVVLGHLPERDPAALARSLTAAVDRFLALSRQADPERVVPWLGQSLVTVAGIHAHLVNELLVHGWDVARALGRPWRLPDEEAALFLELFLLGMFRRDHGVLLETGARTSSRPITVEFRSAHTTAVRLVLTGRRVRVAVDDPPVDARVTFRPAGLNLMLFGRVGLLRSLLRRDVVLGGPRPWLLPAFLRVVHLPRN comes from the coding sequence GTGCGTGATCAGGCGGGTCAGGAGCGCTGGCGGCAGGTCCGCGCGGCGGCGCGGCGCAGCGCCGCCGCCTTCGTCGAGCTCGTCCAGGCGCCGGGCGCCGCGCGGGTGCTGGTCACGGCGGAGTGGACCGTGGCGGACACCGCGGCCCATCTGCTCTCCATCGCCACCCACTACGTGTCGGTGCTCGACGCGGACGCCGAGCCGTTACCCGTGCCCGACCTCGGTGGCCTGCTCGCCGCCACCACCGTGGACACCCTCTCCGAGGCCAACCGGGTGGTCCTGGGTCACCTGCCCGAACGTGACCCGGCGGCGCTGGCCCGGAGCCTGACGGCCGCCGTCGACCGCTTCCTCGCGCTCAGCCGGCAGGCCGACCCGGAGCGGGTGGTGCCGTGGCTCGGGCAGTCCCTGGTGACCGTCGCCGGGATCCACGCCCACCTCGTCAACGAGCTGCTCGTCCACGGCTGGGACGTGGCCCGGGCGCTCGGCCGGCCCTGGCGGTTGCCCGACGAGGAGGCGGCGCTGTTCCTGGAGCTGTTCCTGCTGGGAATGTTCCGCCGCGACCACGGCGTGCTGTTGGAGACCGGGGCCCGCACGTCGTCCCGGCCGATCACCGTCGAGTTCCGCTCGGCGCACACCACCGCGGTCCGGCTGGTGCTGACCGGCCGGCGGGTCCGGGTCGCCGTCGACGACCCCCCGGTGGACGCGCGGGTGACGTTCCGACCCGCCGGGCTCAACCTGATGCTGTTCGGCCGGGTCGGGCTGCTGCGGTCGCTGCTGCGGCGGGACGTCGTCCTCGGCGGGCCCCGGCCCTGGCTGCTGCCCGCCTTCCTGCGCGTCGTCCACCTGCCCCGCAACTGA
- a CDS encoding VWA domain-containing protein, which translates to MDQSGAKLLPFYLVIDVSWSMSLAGKLDAANAIMPAIVDALAQQPILVDKVRFGLIDFSDDARVRLPLCDLLDPDLTLPALSVRGGTSFAAAFTLLRREIEANVAQLKADQYVVHRPVVWFISDGEPTDDDPVWRAAFQELTSSKAYPNVIPCGVDQADVNVMGSLIHPSSGAKKMALYMMDPTFQPAKAITSMAEVLISSMIQSGHSLASGSTGVVLPPKTNLPAGITQYDPDDFV; encoded by the coding sequence ATGGACCAGTCCGGCGCCAAACTCCTACCCTTCTACCTCGTCATCGACGTGTCCTGGTCGATGAGCCTGGCCGGCAAGCTGGACGCCGCCAACGCCATCATGCCGGCCATCGTCGACGCCCTGGCCCAGCAGCCGATCCTGGTCGACAAGGTGCGGTTCGGCCTGATCGACTTCTCCGACGACGCCCGGGTCCGGCTGCCCCTGTGCGACCTGCTCGACCCGGACCTGACCCTGCCCGCGCTGTCCGTCCGTGGCGGCACCAGCTTCGCGGCGGCGTTCACCCTGCTGCGCCGGGAGATCGAGGCGAACGTGGCCCAGCTCAAGGCCGACCAGTACGTGGTGCACCGGCCCGTGGTGTGGTTCATCAGCGATGGCGAGCCCACCGACGACGACCCGGTCTGGCGTGCCGCCTTCCAGGAGCTGACCTCCTCAAAGGCGTACCCGAACGTCATCCCGTGCGGCGTCGACCAGGCCGACGTGAACGTCATGGGCTCGCTGATCCACCCGTCCAGCGGGGCGAAGAAGATGGCCCTGTACATGATGGACCCGACCTTCCAGCCGGCGAAGGCGATCACCTCGATGGCCGAGGTGTTGATCTCCAGCATGATCCAGTCCGGGCACAGTCTGGCCTCCGGCAGCACCGGGGTGGTGTTGCCGCCGAAGACCAACCTGCCGGCCGGCATCACCCAGTACGACCCGGACGACTTCGTCTGA
- a CDS encoding protein kinase, which yields MADGILDRDGLGGLGPQIGEGGQARVFHAPGLTLPDAPGPLVVKEYKPGCAPPAGLRRLVAFRAGLDPDRRDRLDQLAAWPLRVVRDGDRTVGVVLPLIPDTFFQDRVLPGTGRRDLAPREVQNLLIPPARARQVGMPTPTVEQRLVICRDFAAALHFVHQHQLVVGDLNARNALFRTTGRPAVILVDCDAIRVRGRVASQLNAPDWEPPEAQLTQSSDCYKFGLFVLRCLSTGEQRSTTRDPDRADAALDEEGRRLLRATLRAVPAERPTAWDWGSYLQFRLTGRRLPPRPASPVRATGTVATTGWVRDPVTGRWTPGRAGP from the coding sequence GTGGCCGACGGGATCCTCGACCGGGACGGGCTGGGCGGGCTCGGCCCCCAGATCGGGGAGGGCGGTCAGGCCCGGGTGTTCCACGCGCCGGGGTTGACGCTGCCGGACGCGCCCGGCCCGCTGGTGGTCAAGGAGTACAAGCCGGGCTGCGCGCCCCCGGCCGGGCTGCGGCGGCTGGTCGCGTTCCGCGCCGGCCTGGACCCGGACCGCCGGGACCGGCTGGACCAGCTCGCGGCCTGGCCGCTGCGGGTGGTCCGGGACGGCGACCGGACCGTCGGCGTCGTGCTGCCGCTGATCCCGGACACGTTCTTCCAGGACCGGGTGCTGCCCGGCACCGGTCGACGCGACCTCGCCCCCCGGGAGGTGCAGAACCTGCTGATCCCGCCGGCCCGGGCGCGCCAGGTGGGCATGCCGACGCCGACCGTCGAGCAACGACTGGTGATCTGCCGGGACTTCGCCGCCGCCCTGCACTTCGTGCACCAGCACCAACTGGTCGTCGGCGACCTGAACGCCCGCAACGCCCTGTTCCGGACGACCGGGCGGCCCGCCGTGATCCTGGTCGACTGCGACGCGATCCGGGTCCGGGGCCGGGTCGCCAGCCAACTCAACGCCCCGGACTGGGAGCCGCCCGAAGCGCAGCTCACCCAGTCCTCCGACTGCTACAAGTTCGGGCTGTTCGTGCTGCGCTGCCTGAGCACCGGCGAGCAACGGTCCACCACCCGGGACCCGGACCGCGCCGACGCCGCCCTCGACGAGGAGGGCCGCCGCCTGCTGCGCGCGACGCTGCGCGCCGTTCCCGCCGAACGCCCGACCGCCTGGGACTGGGGCAGCTACCTCCAGTTCCGGCTCACCGGCCGGCGGCTGCCGCCCCGGCCCGCGTCACCGGTCCGCGCGACCGGCACGGTCGCCACGACCGGCTGGGTGCGGGACCCGGTGACCGGCCGCTGGACGCCGGGCCGGGCCGGGCCGTGA
- the manD gene encoding D-mannonate dehydratase ManD, producing the protein MKITDARVIVTCPGRNFVTLKIVTDEGVTGVGDATLNGRELAVASYLRDHVVPLLIGRDPARIEDTWQYLYQGAYWRRGPVTMSAVAAVDTALWDILGKVAGLPVYQLLGGRSREGVTVYGHANGETVEEALAEVARFVDLGYRAVRVQSGVPGLAKTYGVSADKMFYEPADAARPTETVWSTERYLAHVPTVFARVREEFGPTLRLLHDVHHRLTPIEAARLGRSLEPYALTWMEDPVPAEFQEGFRLIRQHTTTPIATGEVFNSVWDVTTLIREQLIDYVRTTVVRAGGITHLRRIFDYAALHHVRSGSHGATDLSPVCMAAALHLDIAIPNFGLQEYMRHTPETDAVFPHEYRFADGYLHPGEAPGLGVDIDEEAAAGYPYSPAYLPVNRLEDGSVHPW; encoded by the coding sequence GTGAAGATCACGGATGCCCGGGTCATCGTCACCTGCCCCGGCCGGAACTTCGTCACCCTGAAGATCGTCACCGACGAGGGCGTCACCGGCGTCGGGGACGCCACCCTCAACGGCCGCGAGCTGGCGGTGGCGTCGTACCTGCGCGACCACGTCGTGCCGCTGCTGATCGGCCGGGACCCGGCCCGCATCGAGGACACCTGGCAGTACCTCTACCAGGGCGCGTACTGGCGGCGCGGGCCGGTCACCATGAGCGCCGTCGCGGCCGTGGACACCGCCCTGTGGGACATCTTGGGCAAGGTCGCCGGGCTACCGGTCTACCAACTGCTCGGCGGCCGCTCCCGGGAGGGCGTCACGGTGTACGGCCACGCCAACGGCGAGACGGTGGAGGAGGCGCTCGCCGAGGTGGCCCGCTTCGTCGACCTCGGCTACCGGGCGGTGCGGGTGCAGAGCGGCGTGCCCGGCCTGGCGAAGACCTACGGGGTCAGCGCGGACAAGATGTTCTACGAGCCGGCCGACGCGGCCCGGCCCACCGAGACGGTCTGGTCCACCGAGCGCTACCTCGCCCACGTCCCCACGGTGTTCGCCCGGGTACGCGAGGAGTTCGGTCCCACCCTGCGCCTGCTGCACGACGTGCACCACCGGCTCACCCCGATCGAGGCGGCCCGGCTCGGCCGCAGCCTGGAGCCGTACGCGCTGACCTGGATGGAGGATCCGGTGCCGGCCGAGTTCCAGGAGGGGTTCCGGCTGATCCGGCAGCACACCACCACGCCGATCGCCACCGGGGAGGTGTTCAACTCCGTCTGGGACGTCACCACGCTCATCCGCGAGCAGCTCATCGACTACGTCCGGACCACCGTGGTGCGGGCCGGGGGCATCACCCACCTGCGGCGGATCTTCGACTACGCCGCCCTGCACCACGTGCGCAGCGGCTCCCACGGGGCCACCGACCTCTCCCCGGTCTGCATGGCCGCCGCGCTGCACCTGGACATCGCCATTCCCAACTTCGGGTTGCAGGAGTACATGCGGCACACCCCGGAGACCGACGCGGTGTTCCCGCACGAGTACCGCTTCGCCGACGGATACCTGCACCCCGGCGAGGCGCCCGGTCTCGGGGTGGACATCGACGAGGAGGCCGCCGCCGGGTACCCCTACTCTCCCGCGTACCTGCCGGTCAACCGGCTGGAGGACGGCTCCGTGCACCCCTGGTGA